gAATTCAAACTAATACCGACGATAAGAAAAATATCATAGAAACAACGGATCAAAGGGAGAGGacaaaaaccattttttttttagagaaatgAAACTATAAAAGTCATgattcaagagaaaaaaaaaaatactttgatAATTACCAAATGATAGTATCTGTTGCTTcaatatcacttttttttttttttttttttttgctttcttttctttttggccgtctccttttttttttttttcttttctgacattttttttttcaacttggtacacgtcacaaaacaaaaacaataaataatGAACACGAACAAAACAAGATAGAATgataacaaaaaacaaaagataaaaggatagtaaactTGATTTTATAGTCTAAGCTCTGATatcaaatgatgcgaacctcaatcgacacgcgttgagacccaacaatcaatattggaatgcttgcccaagaaagctaaaattcagatttttgataggaaactccgacccaacgtttataaatgaaacgtgaaccgaaagtataaagtaacaaaccctgatccaatgataagttcacaagttctctaaaTAACCAagagaagaaacaaatcctcactttttttttcttgatttctattcaatgatcaatttagctcttacaatggtgagatatatataactagcatgggggacaaggatattgaacacttaacaattcccacacaagcatgggagacaaggacattaaatacttaaCAATCCCACACGAGCATGAGAGATGAGGACATTaaatacaccaacttactagacatattaatgactctcacaacttactaaaaacccatgcaaACTAAATTGTCttgcaaattacaaattaaatgtaaggacaaaaaaatcaaaaagtcaAATCCGATAATTGAATAGCataccattaataaggagattacagccattaTGCAAGATTCGTTCCAttaaaaacttggattaagtttattaagctttcatctttctttggcTCAAGCCTGGAGTGCTCCATTTTTGAATAaacccaaatatcttgaatcaacccATGAAGtgtttctttgatctttttgaatctcgctctagtgataggcTCAACAGGAACATGGAATGGATCCTTTAAtagtgcttattgattctcatcaggTAGTGGATCCTTAACCaatattgcttgacgtgaagcacaaaccaagaatatcaaattaatggataaATGCCACAAaggtaacatttttttttttttttcaatacaacagagagttgactacttatagaaaatcATAGTAACCTATGACATCAGCCCAACCAATAAAAATAGGTTATGACATCAATttggccaataaaatagccccacataactttaagcatgtcatgtcatttaatgaaacatgtgcaagtcacatgtaaTGCTTAATTAACACAATTGGCTCACTATTTAGCCATACgtcaattaaaacaataaaaattccccaaaataGCCCCTTTGGCTTAAGGTTTTCTTTAGTATCCATGGCCCTCACTGACTCTTGCTCAAGtaacttctcaattagtccttgcgtggcctccttgaccttcttggttCTAATTCTTGTGATGGGTCCTCTTGGCATGTGCAAATCATCTTGTGCTATCGgagcttgttggttcatatcatCTTGTTTTAGAGAGATAAAAGGGGAGGATGACCAAAGCTTTATAAAAGGAGGGGATTCaaagctaagaaaaaaaaaagaagaggaagattTGTTTCACCATTAGAGAGGAATTCAAAGtttggaaaaagaagaagaagagagaggttGAATTGGAGTTGTTGACTGTCACGATTCTTGATCGACATACAGTTTcgtttttaattcttttattttctctttgtaCAATTTTAATTATGAATTCTAGAGTCATTATGGTTTATTTTGATTCTATTATGGGCTAATTTTTATTGCTAAGGCTACGAGTTACTCTCCATGACAATACTAGTCGTATTTCTAAtcataattttatcattccttttgAGCATATATCATTGAGTTTAATGCTTTCAATTATCATATCAATAGTTGAATGATTTGTTATGGATGTTAATTCGAGAGATGATGCATGTTGTTTAGCTTTGCATGATGTATGTCATGAATTGAATGAAAGACAGGAATGTGCCAACGTGATTTATGCGACTTTTATGagaaatattattaattttaatatacTAAATTGCTTTTAACTTTGTATAGACATATTGCGGGTTATCGTATTTTGGGTAATTCTAATTCTACTTGAGGCTCTTAGGTAAGTTAGAATATTTCGTCATCAAATAAGATGATAATTGAATGATTGCATGATTAGGATTTGGGATTGGATTGGTTAGGTGAGTCGGATGCCTTAGTGTTTTCTTCTTAGgtgaaatcatttttttttcaattatttaattgatttaatttaatttaatttaatttaatttttcagattcaaaatccaccacttttcttgattttcaaataatttagaattagaaaaattttaatagTTAATAGGTAAATAGTCCTCGTGGGTGCGACATCCTCCTTTATCACTATATTACTTGTTACGATTTCGTGCACTTGCGAATTTTCACAACAATTTAATGCACTTGGGCCGAGTTTGCAAATTTATTAAGAAAGACCCCAACATTCAAGATGAGCTTGAAAGAAGAAGAACCGACTTTAATCCATGTGATACAAGTTACAGAGGGGGGCATCATAGCCTAGTGGTTTAGTGTAAACTTTTTATTTCATTAAGTATAGGCGTGTGGGCCTATTTTAAGTTTCTATGGTTGTAGGCGTTTGGGCCAATTTAATTTCTTAGGTGGGGTTCTTTTGTGAGTTATAGGCGTGTAGTTTAGGGGGTTTTGGGCTTGAACTTGTCGACCCATGTCTTTTAATTGTTGTAGACCTTAGTTGGCCCAAGGGTTTCATggaggagtttaaaaacaaatttGTGGCTGCATTCTTCACAAGTTGAATGCGAATGAAGTTTTCTTAGAGAGAATTTTCAGTTTTTCTCTACTTGTTCTTGAATGAACTAAGAACTTAAAAATATAACATCAGGGCACTTAAGTTTGTACACGGGTCTAAGCTTAAATAACAAAAATGGATGGGTAtctttttttaggaaaaaaaaaaaaaaaactgaaagaAAATGAAGACAAGCCTCCATTTGTGAAAAATGACCTTCCCTTTACAATAAGAAAGAAACGCTTTTAAAAGCATATTATTCATTTAATGTAAGTTTGAAGTAAACAATGAACTAAAAACAACTAATGTCGCGCACGTCATCACAGCAATCCAATACTTGCACATACATGTGCatgcttaatttttaaaataacgaTGGAACTAATTAAAGCAAATTAAAATTGATCAATACATACATAGGTGGTAGATACGATGACGGACTGGCATTTGAGATGGATGAAGGAGCTAGCAATGGGCTTTTAGGCCGCACCGACGGGGGAGCTGCATGGCCCGTTTGGGATCAATGCCGAGGGTAGGCAGCAGAGTGGAATTGCCATAGGAGCAGAGGCATGGTACGTTGGCTTTGGCGAGCGCGGTGCAGCATGGCCCCGAGGGCTTCGCCACAGGACCGCGGTTTGGACTCCTCAACATCACGAATGGCTTGCACGTCTTTAGATCTTCCACCGACACGTTGCACAGGCTCGGCGTTTGGGCTTCCACCCTAACTGTGCTCGTGTCAAGGCTGGCCATGCCAACCAGAAGCGCAGCTAGCGCTGCCACTATCGCCTTCTGATGATGACGAAGAAATGCCTCCATTGATGAGATCTGACGATGCAAAAAAATCGCactcctcttttcctttttgattaaTTTTTAGCTAGCTAGTTGTTTCTGTGGCCGGATGCATTATCTTGCAGGTGCGTTGGTGTTTATATAGGGGCTGAGAGGAGGGAAGGCGCCCGTGAGTTTACGGAAGGCGGAGTGGACTAGGCTGGAGCTTCACGGGCTGCCTACTTTTAGCGTGCTGATAATGCAGATGAGTGCTCTTCCATTGTCCTGATTGTATTTTGGTTCTTCGctcataatttaattaattaactggATCTCAATTGTCGGGACATGGCGTCACGGATCAACACTATACACGGGCTACTGTGATGGCACTAGTTAAAAAGGACAAAATAATTACAGCACTAAGTGTGTAGGATTCGCTGTTCAGTTGGGAATAATATGGAGGATTCGCTGTTCAGTTGGGACAAAATAATTACAGCACTTGTTTCTCCATGTTCTTGTCTTAAGGATGTGAAACACGTGACAAATAGGTCTTACTTCTCATACATTTAGTACTAATAAATATGAAAACTATATCatgtattttttattaaaaaacagACATATGGATAATATGGAGGGGCAGACTCTTGTATAATTTCTCAAATTTATGAAATACTACTATGATATATTGTCTTTGTTAAAGAAGAAATTATTAGGCGTGAATCACTTTAGCCTTTTAGGGTATTGAATTGGGTGATTTTGTAATTGCCCCCATCAATGAGTGCTTTGGCCTTCTCGCATGTTTATGGAAGGCATTATAATGAGTGAGCCAAAttctagtctccctctttaataAGGATATTTTTTAGGTATAACAGTCCCCCCCGGgcagtttcgaatttttgaaactAGTTTTCAAAGTTCGAAGGCTTTAAGTGTTGTTGAAAAATATCCGCCTTTCGCTTTGGTATTGTCTGAGCTACACAGGAGTTTTGGCCGAGCTGCCTTTAATTCAACCAAGTCGTTTTGGATTTGTTTGTAGCTCTACAAGCTTATCCGAGCCATGTACTCTACTCAAGAGTCATTTCCATTTGTccaagctattctaatttcatcCAAGCCGTTTTAGACTCGTTCGTTACGCTACAGGTTCATCTGAGTCATGTATTCTACTAACGAGTCGTTTTCTATTTGTCCGAGCCATTCTAATTTCATCTGAGTCGTTTTGATCTCGTTTGCGGCACTACAAGCTCATCCGAGCCGCGTGCAATCATGACCCTCTTATTTGGACATTACAAAGCCATGTGACCTACTCCCAAATAACGAAAACACTTAATATTATGATTATGAGTTTGGGATTCagttttacctttgttgacatttGTAATGACCCGGAGGAATTATGGTAGGGGGGAAAATAGAAGttggaagggaaaagaaaggggcagcaggcctcatcgacgaacacttcgcgtttgtcgatgaagttacaattgggctttTCAGCAaggacgtgtctcattgacgaaaaaAATACCGAGAtaaggttttgggtgattctgaatttcgtcgatgaggagagagTTTGTTgacgagtcttcttcttggccttgtcgatgagatgacgtgactTGTCAACGAAGCTTAGTGTATAAATAGAGCCAACCTTAATTTTTTGGCCATTTCCGGCGCACAtactcctccctctctctcctctacgccccTCCTCCCGTCTCTCTAAGATCCCGGGCTGATCTGTcgccggttcaacgatctgaagccaccacgacactcttggtgaagttctctgcatatctgctggagtggatcgtcggtgggtctgaggtgggaaccatcccaaatttagggtaaggctttctactcagtatttgaccttactataatttgtaagaaatgcTATATGCgatgaaatactgaagtttagctctggaaaatattgttttcacggtgttgagcagggaaccttgcgggtgtagggtGGAtaattttaggggctttttaggaatcgggtaaaggaataaactaagttagtaattttatgaaaatgtatgtatgatcttacaatatttggtttcagaaaaatgaatatatatgtatattttatgttgggaaatattGTGATAAATGGTGATGTGTTTAAATATACCTAATACACATTCTGTGTAGCATGAGTAAGAtttattgtgaaatactgttttctgagaatatttttatatgatatgccggtgtacgggccgagctactgatatgatatgccggcgtatgggccaagctacTAATATGATATGTCgacgtatgggctgagctattgAGGTGATTGagccaacgtacgggctgagtCTATTATTTGTTATGTAATGCAGCGTACGGGCCTTgattaataaaatatgaaatgccggcgtacgggccgatgatttttcactttgtatatgaaatgtgatatgatgatagtgaattgacaattattactatggaataatgatgtatcacgatttggaatatgatatatagtatcaaagcctggttggcttggtttaggcttacattagacatggtaccgtagctatgtggtcACGTTGATCGTGATATTTATGTTATCACTGTCGTATGGGGCaacgtgaggatggatagtcgatgtggttattgaagtgttggcgccctggtgtacgaactagtctggtagacccatcgtacttacagacatttattttgactttACAGTGGTTGGTCAGCCATTCtcaggtcttgccttcgggccacacaacctagtcatgtggaggtaatacatgacattagccagctaacctaccagggttgttttcgtattattatcattataaaagacggattatgtttatggaaactcAGTATGTTTGGTTATgctattattatacatattttccCAGAAATAATATtgacagttttactaaatatgtttatgaatgctcttatgtataacacagaatactcatgttgtcacacattggtattagtttattttcccttactgagaggtgtatcaccccaaattatttgattatttcaggagccccggataggagagcagataaagctctcTTGAGATAGATATCGTTGGTCAACccttttctgaagggtaagtctttttggTAGGATCAGATGGATGTCgtgggaaatgaccctaggattggtctttggagattttaggagttgtattatggatatagtaaactctggttttgtatttaatgatattccaggatatatatgattttatgttttcctgctGCCTAGGCTTCCTCATGGTATTTTTGATATGTCTCTGGTACCCATGGgtacaggtggattatgatcaacaagatttattaatttgaaaaaaaaaaatgttaaaataggcaggttgttacaacaATGGGGACctcatctctcctttttggtggttcgGTTTTGGCCTTTAAAACAACTCCTTCGTCTTTCCTCCAATTTGACCTATTTTGAAATGACTGAAATTTGAAATGATCGAGTTCCTTTCCTTCAAAGCTATCattccacctttattgccatgttgatgcaaatcatagcacaacttccAAGAAACTTGTTCAAGTTCCAATTGGGCCGATTACGAGAGTACGAGCAAGGAAGTTTAAAGTTGTACTCAATAGActgattcaagaggcatggaTTTAAGAAAATTTGTGGAGGCCCATTGAGCATTACCCACGTGAGCTtcaaagattcatcaacatgattcaAGTTCTAGAAGAATCTCGCCAAGGCTAAGCTTAAATTGGCATATTTAAGAATACTCCTTTTTGGGTCCGATTGTAAGGCTTGCATgccatttattttccttttatttgttttgacttttatagGTGTGTATGGCTAATAACATAGCCATTTAAAGCTCTAGCCATTTAAAGCTCCTcactttccttttctattttaggCATGTGATCATCCAATTAAAGGGCTGATTGTCTTTTTTCTTTTAGACAAGTAAGAATTATTTTTTTACCAGATTTTAGCCCTAATTAGGTTAACTATTTTAGGAATTTTCCTTGTAATGACCAGCCTTTTAAATAGGCGTCTAAGCAATGAAAAGAGGCGAtcattgtaatgacccgaataataataatgcaatttaaataaagaggaagggaaattatcaggatcttgtcgatgaacacaggggattcgttgacgagaagatactgagagagggttttgggaagtctgaaattcgtcgacgaaggtgcaggtttgttgatgaactttctacaggattcttcgacgaggtgatgtgtctcgtcgacaaatccaatcctataaatatcaaGAACCTATATTTAAatgtcaaaatttagaaaaatctcactctttctctttctttctctcccttcggctccctcctcttctcccttcaaTTTCGGTCTGGATTTCCGCCgattcgaggatctgaagccaccacgacactcctgaagAAGTTATCTGCatatctgctagagcggatcgtcggtggaactccgttgaaaatcatccctaagttgaggtaagactttttatgctgaatttggtcctactgtagttataggaaatgatattcgtacaaaaatactgaagtttag
This genomic stretch from Malania oleifera isolate guangnan ecotype guangnan chromosome 3, ASM2987363v1, whole genome shotgun sequence harbors:
- the LOC131151357 gene encoding putative lipid-transfer protein DIR1; protein product: MEAFLRHHQKAIVAALAALLVGMASLDTSTVRVEAQTPSLCNVSVEDLKTCKPFVMLRSPNRGPVAKPSGPCCTALAKANVPCLCSYGNSTLLPTLGIDPKRAMQLPRRCGLKAHC